In Enoplosus armatus isolate fEnoArm2 chromosome 2, fEnoArm2.hap1, whole genome shotgun sequence, one DNA window encodes the following:
- the adra1d gene encoding alpha-1A adrenergic receptor — MTASNLRNESNYGIYFAEAFNGSVSHQIFPNDSITTCTNFTMDSQVVGVGIILSIFILVAIVGNILVILSVVCNKHLQTVTNFFIVNLAMADLLLSIIVLPFSASLEVLGCWVFGRVFCNVWAAVDVLCCTASILSLCIISIDRYIGVKHCLKYPSIMTERKAVAILVLVWVSSTVISVGPLLGWKEPPPVDDSICRITEEPGYALFSSLFSFYLPLMVILIMYFRVYVVARRTTKSLEAGVKRERDKSMEVVLRIHCRSVLEDARPSSSKSSKTHPFRSSLSVRLMKFSREKKAAKTLAIVVGMFILCWLPFFFFLPMGSFFPALKPSETVFKVIFWLGYFNSCINPMIYPCSSKEFQRAFTRLLRCQCHQRQRVLRRFYDQRWRTAVKGMTRDQRGDYKPGYAEHESYGSSLLHKGKGRSLGFKRWSLFPPLQKSSFQLKAKVNNLSNKIKGGTGKSTTPAVGRIDIVDTVSMGIYNSCEQSSYQFYDLTDCYGLKETDI, encoded by the exons ATGACAGCCTCTAACTTGAGGAACGAAAGCAACTATGGGATCTATTTTGCTGAAGCTTTCAATGGATCCGTTTCGCACCAAATATTTCCAAACGACAGCATCACGACATGCACGAACTTCACGATGGACTCACAGGTTGTCGGGGTCGGGATCATTCTCTCCATTTTTATTCTGGTGGCAATTGTTGGGAACATTTTGGTTATCCTGTCTGTGGTGTGCAATAAACATTTGCAGACCGTCACAAACTTCTTTATTGTCAACTTAGCCATGGCAGACCTGCTGTTGAGCATTATCGTGCTGCCTTTCTCTGCATCTCTGGAGGTTCTGGGATGCTGGGTGTTTGGCCGGGTTTTCTGTAACGTCTGGGCTGCTGTGGATGTGCTCTGCTGCACTGCATCCATCCTCAGCCTCTGCATCATCTCCATCGACCGGTACATAGGTGTTAAACACTGCCTCAAATATCCAAGTATTATGACGGAGAGGAAGGCAGTGGCTATTTTAGTCCTAGTTTGGGTATCATCCACGGTCATCTCTGTCGGGCCGCTGCTGGGATGGAAGGAACCGCCGCCTGTGGACGACAGCATCTGCAGGATCACAGAGGAGCCGGGCTACGcgctcttctcttctctcttctctttctacCTCCCGCTCATGGTCATCCTCATCATGTATTTTAGGGTTTACGTGGTGGCCCGCAGAACTACCAAGAGCCTCGAAGCGGGCGTCaaacgagagagagacaagTCGATGGAAGTGGTCCTGCGGATACACTGCCGCAGCGTGCTGGAGGACGCGCGCCCGTCCAGctcaaaaagcagcaaaacccACCCGTTTCGAAGTTCGCTGTCAGTGCGGCTGATGAAGTTCTCCAGGGAGAAAAAGGCTGCTAAAACCCTCGCCATCGTTGTGGGGATGTTCATACTGTGTTGgctgccttttttcttctttctgccgATGG GTTCCTTCTTCCCGGCACTGAAGCCATCCGAAACTGTGTTCAAAGTGATCTTTTGGCTGGGCTACTTCAACAGCTGCATCAACCCCATGATCTACCCCTGCTCCAGCAAAGAGTTCCAGCGGGCTTTCACTCGGCTCCTCAGGTGCCAGTGTCACCAAAGACAGAGGGTCCTGCGTCGCTTCTATGACCAGAGGTGGCGGACAGCTGTCAAGGGAATGACAAGGGATCAGAGGGGGGACTATAAGCCCGGCTATGCTGAGCACGAATCCTATGGAAGCTCTTTGTTACACAAGGGGAAAGGGCGCTCGCTAGGTTTCAAGAGATGGAGTCtgtttccaccactgcaaaagTCCTCCTTCCAGCTCAAAGCGAAAGTGAACAatctgtcaaataaaatcaAGGGAGGGACAGGAAAAAGTACCACACCTGCAGTGGGCCGGATTGATATAGTAGACACAGTCTCTATGGGGATTTACAACTCCTGTGAGCAGAGCAGTTATCAGTTCTATGATCTGACAGACTGCTATGGCCTGAAAGAGACTGACATTTAG
- the LOC139299006 gene encoding 5-hydroxytryptamine receptor 4, translating into MDNGSLGLLGDVNTTLQIELQSCTTLRNQASNIFLYVFLSVGIVCTVVGNFLVVLSIAYFKQLQSPTNSFVMSLAVADCLVGLVVMPYSMIRTVEGCWYFGVLFCQLHSSLDVMLCTASIFHLSCIAFDRYYAVCNPLVYSVKMSHSRVALLIVVCWAVPMLISFGPIMLDLHIAGVDILLPKDVCVFLVNRIYAVMASLVAFYLPMIIMLVAYWNIFKAARRQARQISAMESQMAAGVGKDSSKKQRHRNTMKRERKAAKTLGIIMGVFLIFWMPFFTVNIVDPFIEYSTEVVVWDIFLWLGYINSSLNPFLYGLFNRSFRRAFLMFMGCRVCLPGSSSGMELSHTRKEANERADQP; encoded by the coding sequence ATGGATAACGGCAGCTTGGGATTGCTCGGAGATGTTAACACAACTCTTCAGATTGAACTTCAATCCTGTACTACATTGAGGAACCAGGCCTCTAACATTTTCCTgtatgtcttcctctctgttggCATCGTCTGTACAGTGGTGGGCAACTTCCTGGTGGTCTTGTCCATTGCCTACTTCAAGCAGTTGCAGTCACCCACGAACTCCTTCGTCATGTCCCTGGCAGTGGCTGACTGCCTTGTTGGCCTGGTAGTGATGCCTTATAGTATGATTCGGACCGTTGAGGGATGCTGGTACTTTGGTGTCCTTTTTTGTCAGCTTCACTCTAGCCTTGATGTCATGCTCTGCACTGCCTCCATATTCCATCTCAGCTGCATTGCCTTTGACCGCTACTACGCCGTCTGCAACCCGCTGGTTTACTCTGTAAAGATGTCCCACAGTCGGGTAGCTCTCCTTATTGTTGTATGTTGGGCTGTTCCCATGCTCATTTCCTTTGGCCCCATAATGCTAGATCTCCATATTGCTGGTGTGGACATCCTGCTCCCAAAAGATGTATGCGTGTTCTTGGTCAATCGCATTTATGCTGTCATGGCCTCCTTGGTAGCCTTTTACTTGCCGATGATTATCATGCTAGTAGCCTACTGGAATATCTTCAAAGCTGCCAGACGACAAGCCAGGCAGATTAGCGCCATGGAAAGCCAGATGGCTGCTGGAGTAGGCAAAGACTCAAGCAAGAAACAAAGACACCGGAACACTatgaagagggaaagaaaggcagcaaaaaCTTTGGGCATCATTATGGGAGTTTTCCTAATCTTCTGGATGCCCTTCTTTACAGTCAACATTGTGGACCCGTTCATTGAATACAGCACTGAAGTGGTCGTCTGGGATATATTTTTGTGGCTAGGATATATCAACTCATCTCTGAATCCCTTCCTGTATGGTCTCTTCAACCGTTCCTTCCGTAGGGCATTCCTCATGTTCATGGGCTGCAGGGTATGCCTGCCTGGATCCTCCTCTGGGATGGAGCTATCGCACACTAGGAAAGAGGCAAATGAACGTGCAGATCAAccataa